Proteins encoded within one genomic window of Bombus terrestris chromosome 11, iyBomTerr1.2, whole genome shotgun sequence:
- the LOC100643704 gene encoding DNA topoisomerase I, mitochondrial isoform X1 codes for MELEQATTQSNSDSEKKIKENSNVTGNHSDAHINGMSNGFDKKREHKSEHRDKDKERSHKSDHKDKERSKEKDRNHKSDHREKEKDRHKHSSSSIKEKDKHDSSSSNKDKDKDRKSNSSSSKDKEHKSSSSSSKDREKDKSKDKEHYHRSSSSSSSKDKDRHHSSSKDKESKEKDKEKSKDKDKYKHNISSSSRDKDKDKNVSKDKEKERKHSLEKDKERHSTSHANDKEKHRSSEKDKDKHNFSSKDKHRHDKEKDRHRHEKEKSKHREDKDKKEKEKEEIKVKEEIMDVKPNHIGNEVFQFDVGQTLKHEVKEEPISQIEPEDDDDSGGEQPLYIKEDEDDEEAMNEEEGSMDSTDGNDTRLSDLHNTTIKTEEESDEDIPLSARSVAPTSVKRSLDSEEDDVSLSARKKSKKNDTKAKKKRRKHEDDEDEDDIEQKPKKKGARASKGENSSPRKKKQEEEQEVWKWWEEEKKNDGTKWTFLEHKGPVFAPPYEPLPPDVKFYYCGKEMKLSQDAEEVATFYARMLDHDYTTKSAFNNNFFHDWREVMTESERAKINDLSKCNFKEMHSYFVQKSEERKAMTKEEKQKIKEMNEQIQKEYGFCIIDGHKEKIGNFKIEPPGLFRGRGEHPKMGKLKRRVMPEDILINCSKDSNIPKPPPGHKWKEVRHDPNVTWLASWTENIQGQVKYVMLNPSSKLKGEKDWQKYETARKLAQLIDKIRAEYREDWKSKEMRIRQRAVALYFIDKLALRAGNEKDEDQADTVGCCSLRVEHITLHEQKDGKEYVVVFDFLGKDSIRYYNEVPVEKRVFKNLQLFMENKSPSDDLFDRLNTTVMNKHLNELMEGLTAKVFRTYNASWTLQQQLDKLTNPDDTEAEKILSYNRANRAVAILCNHQRSVPKTHAKSMENLKAKIEAKKQAISETEHAVKEAKRDAKHGSVKEKVVYEKKKKTLDRLKEQLTKLEVQATDKEENKEIALGTSKLNYLDPRITVAWCKKHNVPIEKIYNKTQRDKFRWAIDMAGPNYVF; via the exons ATGGAGCTCGAGCAAGCGACAACGCAGTCGAATTCCGACTCA GAAAAAAAGATCAAGGAGAACAGTAATGTGACTGGAAATCATAGTG aTGCTCATATAAATGGCATGTCAAATGGATTTGACAAAAAAAGAGAACACAAATCTGAACATAGGGATAAGGATAAAGAAAGATCTCATAAATCAGATCATAAAGACAAAGAGAGAAGCAAAGAAAAGGATAGAAATCATAAAAGTGATCAcagggaaaaggaaaaagatagaCATAAACATAGTTCTAGTTctattaaagaaaaagataaacatGATAGTAGCAGTAGTAACAAAGATAAAGATAAGGATAGAAAGAGTAACTCATCATCTAGCAAGGATAAAGAACACAAAAGTAGCAGTTCTTCAAGCAAAGATAGAGAAAAGGATAAAAGCAAAGATAAAGAACATTATCACAGATCCAGCTCTAGTTCAAGTTCCAAGGATAAAGACag ACATCACAGTAGTTCCAAGGACAAAGAAAGCaaagagaaagacaaagaaaaaagtAAGGATAAGGATAAATACAAACACAATATAAGTTCAAGTTCTCGTGACAAAGATAAGGATAAAAATGTCTCTAAGgataaagaaaaggagagaaaacaTTCATTAGAGAAGGACAAGGAAAGACATTCCACATCTCACGCAAATGACAAAGAAAAGCATCGCTCTTCTGAAAAAGACAAAGATAAACATAATTTTTCCAGTAAAGATAAACATCGTCATGATAAAGAAAAAGATCGACATCGTCATGAGAAAGAGAAAT CGAAACATAGagaagataaagataaaaaagagaaggagaaggaagaaattaaagtaaaagaagaaataatggaCGTAAAACCTAATCACATAGGAAATGAAGTATTTCAGTTTGATGTTGGCCAAACCTTGAAGCATGAAGTGAAAGAA gAACCTATATCACAAATTGAACCTGAAGATGATGATGACAGTGGTGGAGAACAACCGTTATATATTAAAGAAGATGAGGATGACGAAGAAGCTATGAATGAAGAAGAAGGTAGTATGGATTCGACTGATGGAAATGACACAAGACTTTCAGATCTTCATAATACAACAATTAAAACTGAGGAAGAATCGGATGAAGACATACCATta agTGCAAGGTCCGTGGCTCCTACAAGTGTTAAAAGAAGTTTAGATTCAGAGGAAGATGATGTCTCACTTTCAGCGCGTAAAAAGTCAAAGAAGAATGATACAAAAGCAAAGAAGAAAAGGCGAAAACATGAAGATGATGAAGATGAAGACGATATTGAACAA aAACCAAAGAAGAAAGGTGCAAGAGCATCAAAAGGAGAAAATTCTAGCccaaggaaaaagaaacaagaagaagaacaagaagtTTGGAAATG gtgggaagaagaaaagaaaaatgacggGACAAAATGGACATTCTTGGAACATAAAGGACCAGTATTTGCACCTCCATATGAGCCACTTCCCCCTgatgtaaaattttattactgtggaaaagaaatgaagttaAGTCAAGATGCAGAAGAAGTTGCGACTTTTTATGCACGCATGTTAGATCATGATTATACTACAAAGTCTGCATTTAATAATAACTTCTTCCATGATTGGAGAGAAGTGATGACTGAATCAGAGAGGGCTAAAATAAATGACTTGAGTAAGTGCAATTTTAAAGAAATGCATTCGTATTTTGTTCAAAAAAGTGAAGAGCGGAAAGCAATgacaaaagaagaaaagcagaaaataaaagaaatgaatgAACAAATTCAAAAAGAATATGGTTTTTGCATTATTGATGGacataaagaaaaaataggTAATTTCAAGATTGAACCGCCTGGTTTATTCAGAGGTCGTGGTGAACACCCTAAAATGGGCAAATTGAAAAGGAGAGTTATGCCAGAAGATATTCTTATTAATTGTTCCAAAGATTCTAATATACCAAAGCCACCACCAGGCCATAAATGGAAAGAAGTTCGGCACGATCCTAACGTTACCTGGCTGGCGTCTTGGACAGAGAATATTCAAGGACAAGTAAAATACGTTATGCTTAATCCATCAAGCAAACTTAAAGGAGAAAAAGATTGGCAGAAATATGAGACTGCTAGAAAATTAGCACAATTAATAGATAAAATTCGTGCTGAATATAGGGAAGATTGGAAAAGCAAGGAGATGCGTATAAGACAAAGAGCTGttgcattatattttatagacaAATTAGCTCTCAGAGCTGGTAACGAGAAAGATGAAGATCAAGCAGATACTGTAGGTTGTTGTTCTTTACGAGTGGAACACATTACATTACATGAACAAAAGGATGGAAAGGAGTATGTAGTTGTATTTGACTTCTTAG gTAAAGATTCTATAAGGTATTACAATGAAGTGCCAGTAGAAAAAagagtatttaaaaatttacaacTTTTTATGGAAAATAAATCACCAAGTGATGATTTATTTGATCGTCTTAATACAACTGTTATGAATAAACATTTAAATGAATTGATGGAAGGTCTCACTGCTAAGGTCTTCAGGACATATAATGCTTCATGGACATTGCAGCAGCAATTAGATAAATTGACAAATCCTGATGATACAGAAGCAGAAAAGATTTTATCATATAATAGAGCAAATCGAGCTGTTGCAATATTATGTAATCATCAACGTTCAGTGCCTAAAACACATGCAAAATCTATGGAAAATCTTAAGGCAAAAATAGAAGCTAAGAAGCAAGCTATAAGTGAAACAGAACATGCTGTAAAGGAAGCTAAACGTGATGCAAAGCATGGATCTGTTAAAGAAAAAGT cgtatatgaaaagaagaagaagactcTTGATAGATTAAAAGAGCAACTGACAAAATTGGAGGTTCAAGCAACAGACaaagaggaaaataaagaaattgctTTAGGCACCTCCAAGTTGAATTATTTGGATCCTAGAATTACAGTTGCATG gtGTAAGAAACATAATGTCCCTATTGAGAAGATTTATAATAAGACTCAGAGGGATAAGTTCAGATGGGCAATAGACATGGCAGGAccaaattatgtattttaa
- the LOC100643704 gene encoding DNA topoisomerase 1 isoform X2, with protein MFNVITNIRIISLIKLHSFYRCKCSTKLEIHKYLSILRWEEEKKNDGTKWTFLEHKGPVFAPPYEPLPPDVKFYYCGKEMKLSQDAEEVATFYARMLDHDYTTKSAFNNNFFHDWREVMTESERAKINDLSKCNFKEMHSYFVQKSEERKAMTKEEKQKIKEMNEQIQKEYGFCIIDGHKEKIGNFKIEPPGLFRGRGEHPKMGKLKRRVMPEDILINCSKDSNIPKPPPGHKWKEVRHDPNVTWLASWTENIQGQVKYVMLNPSSKLKGEKDWQKYETARKLAQLIDKIRAEYREDWKSKEMRIRQRAVALYFIDKLALRAGNEKDEDQADTVGCCSLRVEHITLHEQKDGKEYVVVFDFLGKDSIRYYNEVPVEKRVFKNLQLFMENKSPSDDLFDRLNTTVMNKHLNELMEGLTAKVFRTYNASWTLQQQLDKLTNPDDTEAEKILSYNRANRAVAILCNHQRSVPKTHAKSMENLKAKIEAKKQAISETEHAVKEAKRDAKHGSVKEKVVYEKKKKTLDRLKEQLTKLEVQATDKEENKEIALGTSKLNYLDPRITVAWCKKHNVPIEKIYNKTQRDKFRWAIDMAGPNYVF; from the exons ATGTTTaatgttattacaaatatcagaATAATATCTTTGATAAAGTTACATTCCTTTTATAGATGCAAATGTTCTACAAAATTGGAAATTCATAAATACTTATCTATTTTAAG gtgggaagaagaaaagaaaaatgacggGACAAAATGGACATTCTTGGAACATAAAGGACCAGTATTTGCACCTCCATATGAGCCACTTCCCCCTgatgtaaaattttattactgtggaaaagaaatgaagttaAGTCAAGATGCAGAAGAAGTTGCGACTTTTTATGCACGCATGTTAGATCATGATTATACTACAAAGTCTGCATTTAATAATAACTTCTTCCATGATTGGAGAGAAGTGATGACTGAATCAGAGAGGGCTAAAATAAATGACTTGAGTAAGTGCAATTTTAAAGAAATGCATTCGTATTTTGTTCAAAAAAGTGAAGAGCGGAAAGCAATgacaaaagaagaaaagcagaaaataaaagaaatgaatgAACAAATTCAAAAAGAATATGGTTTTTGCATTATTGATGGacataaagaaaaaataggTAATTTCAAGATTGAACCGCCTGGTTTATTCAGAGGTCGTGGTGAACACCCTAAAATGGGCAAATTGAAAAGGAGAGTTATGCCAGAAGATATTCTTATTAATTGTTCCAAAGATTCTAATATACCAAAGCCACCACCAGGCCATAAATGGAAAGAAGTTCGGCACGATCCTAACGTTACCTGGCTGGCGTCTTGGACAGAGAATATTCAAGGACAAGTAAAATACGTTATGCTTAATCCATCAAGCAAACTTAAAGGAGAAAAAGATTGGCAGAAATATGAGACTGCTAGAAAATTAGCACAATTAATAGATAAAATTCGTGCTGAATATAGGGAAGATTGGAAAAGCAAGGAGATGCGTATAAGACAAAGAGCTGttgcattatattttatagacaAATTAGCTCTCAGAGCTGGTAACGAGAAAGATGAAGATCAAGCAGATACTGTAGGTTGTTGTTCTTTACGAGTGGAACACATTACATTACATGAACAAAAGGATGGAAAGGAGTATGTAGTTGTATTTGACTTCTTAG gTAAAGATTCTATAAGGTATTACAATGAAGTGCCAGTAGAAAAAagagtatttaaaaatttacaacTTTTTATGGAAAATAAATCACCAAGTGATGATTTATTTGATCGTCTTAATACAACTGTTATGAATAAACATTTAAATGAATTGATGGAAGGTCTCACTGCTAAGGTCTTCAGGACATATAATGCTTCATGGACATTGCAGCAGCAATTAGATAAATTGACAAATCCTGATGATACAGAAGCAGAAAAGATTTTATCATATAATAGAGCAAATCGAGCTGTTGCAATATTATGTAATCATCAACGTTCAGTGCCTAAAACACATGCAAAATCTATGGAAAATCTTAAGGCAAAAATAGAAGCTAAGAAGCAAGCTATAAGTGAAACAGAACATGCTGTAAAGGAAGCTAAACGTGATGCAAAGCATGGATCTGTTAAAGAAAAAGT cgtatatgaaaagaagaagaagactcTTGATAGATTAAAAGAGCAACTGACAAAATTGGAGGTTCAAGCAACAGACaaagaggaaaataaagaaattgctTTAGGCACCTCCAAGTTGAATTATTTGGATCCTAGAATTACAGTTGCATG gtGTAAGAAACATAATGTCCCTATTGAGAAGATTTATAATAAGACTCAGAGGGATAAGTTCAGATGGGCAATAGACATGGCAGGAccaaattatgtattttaa
- the LOC100643704 gene encoding DNA topoisomerase 1 isoform X3, with protein MFLEWEEEKKNDGTKWTFLEHKGPVFAPPYEPLPPDVKFYYCGKEMKLSQDAEEVATFYARMLDHDYTTKSAFNNNFFHDWREVMTESERAKINDLSKCNFKEMHSYFVQKSEERKAMTKEEKQKIKEMNEQIQKEYGFCIIDGHKEKIGNFKIEPPGLFRGRGEHPKMGKLKRRVMPEDILINCSKDSNIPKPPPGHKWKEVRHDPNVTWLASWTENIQGQVKYVMLNPSSKLKGEKDWQKYETARKLAQLIDKIRAEYREDWKSKEMRIRQRAVALYFIDKLALRAGNEKDEDQADTVGCCSLRVEHITLHEQKDGKEYVVVFDFLGKDSIRYYNEVPVEKRVFKNLQLFMENKSPSDDLFDRLNTTVMNKHLNELMEGLTAKVFRTYNASWTLQQQLDKLTNPDDTEAEKILSYNRANRAVAILCNHQRSVPKTHAKSMENLKAKIEAKKQAISETEHAVKEAKRDAKHGSVKEKVVYEKKKKTLDRLKEQLTKLEVQATDKEENKEIALGTSKLNYLDPRITVAWCKKHNVPIEKIYNKTQRDKFRWAIDMAGPNYVF; from the exons ATGTTTTTGGA gtgggaagaagaaaagaaaaatgacggGACAAAATGGACATTCTTGGAACATAAAGGACCAGTATTTGCACCTCCATATGAGCCACTTCCCCCTgatgtaaaattttattactgtggaaaagaaatgaagttaAGTCAAGATGCAGAAGAAGTTGCGACTTTTTATGCACGCATGTTAGATCATGATTATACTACAAAGTCTGCATTTAATAATAACTTCTTCCATGATTGGAGAGAAGTGATGACTGAATCAGAGAGGGCTAAAATAAATGACTTGAGTAAGTGCAATTTTAAAGAAATGCATTCGTATTTTGTTCAAAAAAGTGAAGAGCGGAAAGCAATgacaaaagaagaaaagcagaaaataaaagaaatgaatgAACAAATTCAAAAAGAATATGGTTTTTGCATTATTGATGGacataaagaaaaaataggTAATTTCAAGATTGAACCGCCTGGTTTATTCAGAGGTCGTGGTGAACACCCTAAAATGGGCAAATTGAAAAGGAGAGTTATGCCAGAAGATATTCTTATTAATTGTTCCAAAGATTCTAATATACCAAAGCCACCACCAGGCCATAAATGGAAAGAAGTTCGGCACGATCCTAACGTTACCTGGCTGGCGTCTTGGACAGAGAATATTCAAGGACAAGTAAAATACGTTATGCTTAATCCATCAAGCAAACTTAAAGGAGAAAAAGATTGGCAGAAATATGAGACTGCTAGAAAATTAGCACAATTAATAGATAAAATTCGTGCTGAATATAGGGAAGATTGGAAAAGCAAGGAGATGCGTATAAGACAAAGAGCTGttgcattatattttatagacaAATTAGCTCTCAGAGCTGGTAACGAGAAAGATGAAGATCAAGCAGATACTGTAGGTTGTTGTTCTTTACGAGTGGAACACATTACATTACATGAACAAAAGGATGGAAAGGAGTATGTAGTTGTATTTGACTTCTTAG gTAAAGATTCTATAAGGTATTACAATGAAGTGCCAGTAGAAAAAagagtatttaaaaatttacaacTTTTTATGGAAAATAAATCACCAAGTGATGATTTATTTGATCGTCTTAATACAACTGTTATGAATAAACATTTAAATGAATTGATGGAAGGTCTCACTGCTAAGGTCTTCAGGACATATAATGCTTCATGGACATTGCAGCAGCAATTAGATAAATTGACAAATCCTGATGATACAGAAGCAGAAAAGATTTTATCATATAATAGAGCAAATCGAGCTGTTGCAATATTATGTAATCATCAACGTTCAGTGCCTAAAACACATGCAAAATCTATGGAAAATCTTAAGGCAAAAATAGAAGCTAAGAAGCAAGCTATAAGTGAAACAGAACATGCTGTAAAGGAAGCTAAACGTGATGCAAAGCATGGATCTGTTAAAGAAAAAGT cgtatatgaaaagaagaagaagactcTTGATAGATTAAAAGAGCAACTGACAAAATTGGAGGTTCAAGCAACAGACaaagaggaaaataaagaaattgctTTAGGCACCTCCAAGTTGAATTATTTGGATCCTAGAATTACAGTTGCATG gtGTAAGAAACATAATGTCCCTATTGAGAAGATTTATAATAAGACTCAGAGGGATAAGTTCAGATGGGCAATAGACATGGCAGGAccaaattatgtattttaa